Proteins encoded together in one Pangasianodon hypophthalmus isolate fPanHyp1 chromosome 18, fPanHyp1.pri, whole genome shotgun sequence window:
- the LOC113525606 gene encoding scavenger receptor cysteine-rich type 1 protein M130-like: MEICLTFILLSSTLTLTAADSVRLVNGGSRCAGRVEVLHEGQWGTVCGDEWDMDDAAVVCGELRCGEAVNAPKFGHFGPGSGPIWMVYVECRGSESTLKNCRSYRKGERYGCDHIHDAGVTCSGENVRLTAGPHRCSGRVEVFHGGSWSTVCDADFDQQDAEVVCLGCGIPVEVLGSAAFGRGEGQVWTEELQCRGNESEIYFCPTSSSLKHSNCSHYNDVGLICSGHTEARLVNGSDSCSGRVELRYLSEWGTVCAVGWDMRAADVLCAQLDCGSAVAVVEVDWFGEGSGHIWADVFDCQGNETHLSQCGISSWSRAACSHKHDAGVICNGSSVAFHEGRVRLSGGSECQGEVEIYFRQDWRRVLLDSWSLSEASVLCRQLGCGSVLNYRSSPSTTEHKHMCVTGFSCSGSDAHLGNCSSAQTVNCSSGEQLYITCSGIFNPAHSSIRLVGSGGDCAGRLEVFHSGSWGTVCDDSWDIEDAQVVCRQLQCGEALSTHIPAWFGPGTGSIWLNEVECEGNETSLWNCRFQLCEEGECGHQEDVRVMCSEFKEIRLTEGCEGNLEVFYNGTWGNVCHNQMDDETVNMVCRELNCGRSASLSNTEARVKSAPNWLDYLKCRKHDSNLWQCPSLPWGQNSCDNRDEVARITCTDDGKSLHTQENCSSFPSQKHRSKHWSLRLSGGKGSCSGRLEVYHNATWGSVCDDQWNIRNAQVVCRQLGCGSALSADRNVSFGAGEGTIWLNRVKCRGDEIHLWDCHHSLKKHTDCSHAGVTCADLSVSAAIKPMSTTHTTMTVNQLMSIPTLKPTPGAPSTPPQLLFVLGLLLFLALVLLLVLFHQNRVLKRVLSKTQPEVVYEEINHRQHTTYEAINHRYSIRRTTSSNQRIVSKRRRKTQPEAVYEEINHRHITRRSTSSSQRGSLLSEEQHSGYEEVDDELLSVKSGIGEKAEYYDDVIDTSDFISDTGRVDPPGDYDDAVTAGPIPDNVDGDEAENYDDAITADQKSVILTEDVSENYDDAVSMETNPNIITVDSPEDYDDVITEEQDVGETEEYDDVEKKSQKDRDHVTETRHQRPFLRKLHFFKRKK, encoded by the exons ATGGAAATCTGTCTGACTTTTATTCTTCTCTCatccacactcacactcacagcaGCTG acagtGTGAGGTTGGTGAATGGTGGAAGTCGCTGTGCTGGGAGAGTGGAGGTTCTTCATGAGGGAcagtggggaacagtgtgtggTGATGAGTGGGATATGGATGATGCTGCAGTGGTGTGTGGAGAGCTGCGCTGTGGGGAGGCTGTAAATGCACCAAAATTCGGTCATTTTGGACCAGGATCAGGACCAATCTGGATGGTTTACGTGGAATGTAGAGGATCAGAGTCGACACTGAAGAACTGTAGATCATATAGGAAGGGGGAACGTTATGGCTGTGATCATATACATGATGCTGGAGTCACCTGCTCAG gtgAAAATGTGAGACTCACTGCTGGTCCTCACCGGTGCTCTGGGAGAGTGGAGGTGTTTCATGGAGGTTCCTGGTCCACAGTGTGTGATGCTGACTTTGACCAGCAGGATGCAGAGGTTGTGTGTCTGGGCTGTGGGATTCCTGTGGAGGTGCTGGGATCAGCTGCTTTTGGCCGAGGGGAGGGTCAGGTGTGGACAGAGGAGCTTCAGTGTAGAGGCAACGAATCTGAGATTTACTTCTGTCCAACATCATCTTCACTCAAACACTCAAACTGCTCCCATTACAACGATGTGGGATTAATATGTTCTG GTCACACAGAGGCTCGGCTGGTGAACGGATCGGACTCCTGTTCTGGTCGAGTGGAGCTCCGGTACCTCAGTGAGTGGGGCACAGTTTGTGCTGTAGGCTGGGATATGAGAGCTGCAGATGTTCTCTGTGCACAGCTGGATTGTGGGAGTGCTGTTGCTGTGGTGGAGGTGGACTGGTTTGGGGAGGGGAGTGGCCACATCTGGGCTGATGTGTTTGATTGTCAGGGGAATGAGACACACCTATCACAATGTGGCATCTCATCATGGAGTCGAGCTGCATGCTCTCATAAACACGATGCTGGAGTCATCTGTAATG GATCATCCGTGGCGTTTCATGAGGGGCGAGTGCGGTTGTCTGGAGGGAGCGAGTGTCAGGGGGAGGTGGAGATTTATTTCAGGCAGGACTGGAGGAGAGTTCTCCTGGACTCGTGGAGTCTGTCTGAGGCGTCTGTGCTCTGCAGACAGCTGGGCTGTGGCTCCGTGCTGAACTACCGCTCCTCTCCATCCAccactgaacacaaacacatgtgTGTAACGGGTTTCAGCTGCTCtgggagtgatgctcatctcgGGAACTGCAGCAGTGCACAAACTGTCAACTGCAGCTCTGGGGAACAGCTGTACATCACCTGCTCAG GTATCTTTAACCCCGCCCACAGCTCCATCAGGCTGGTTGGTTCTGGGGGAGACTGTGCAGGAAGGCTGGAGGTTTTCCACAGCGGCTCGTGGGGGACAGTGTGTGATGACTCGTGGGATATTGAGGATGCGCAGGTGGTGTGCAGACAGCTGCAGTGTGGAGAGGCCCTCAGTACCCACATACCAGCCTGGTTTGGTCCTGGAACTGGGTCCATATGGCTGAATGAGGTGGAGTGTGAGGGGAACGAGACGTCCCTGTGGAACTGCAGATTTCAGCTGTGTGAAGAGGGAGAATGTGGACACCAGGAGGACGTAAGAGTCATGTGCTCAG AGTTTAAAGAGATCCGACTCACGGAGGGCTGTGAGGGGAATCTGGAAGTGTTCTACAATGGAACCTGGGGTAATGTGTGTCACAATCAGATGGATGATGAGACAGTAAACATGGTGTGTCGAGAGCTGAACTGTGGAAGAAGTGCCAGTCTGTCAAACACTGAAGCACGAGTAAAATCTGCTCCTAACTGGCTGGATTATCTGAAGTGTAGGAAACACGACTCTAACCTGTGGCAGTGTCCATCTTTACCCTGGGGACAGAACAGCTGTGATAATCGTGATGAGGTGGCTCGTATTACCTGCACAG ATGATGGAAAGTCTCTACATACACAAGAAAATTGCTCTTCATTTCCCTCTCAGAAACATCGCTCAA agcACTGGTCTCTCAGGCTGAGTGGAGGAAAGGGAAGCTGCTCTGGGAGGTTGGAGGTGTATCATAACGCTACGTGGGGCTCCGTTTGTGATGATCAGTGGAACATCAGGAACGCTCAGGTGGTGTGCAGACAGCTGGGCTGTGGGTCGGCACTGAGTGCTGATAGGAATGTTTCGTTTGGTGCTGGTGAAGGGACTATCTGGCTGAACAGAGTGAAGTGTCGAGGGGATGAGATTCACCTGTGGGACTGTCATCATTCCCTGAAGAAACACACTGACTGCTCTCATGCTGGAGTCACCTGTGCAG ACTTATCTGTGTCCGCTGCAATTAAACCCATgtcaacaacacacaccaccatgACAG TAAATCAGTTAATGAGTATTCCCACTCTAAAACCAACACCTGGAGCTCCATCCACCCCTCCACAGCTTCTCTTTGTGTTGGGATTGCTGCTCTTCCTGGCCTTAGTGCTTCTGCTGGTACTGTTTCACCAGAACAGAGTGCTCAAGAGAG TTCTCTCTAAGACTCAGCCTGAGGTAGTCTATGAGGAGATCAATCATAGACAACACACTACTTATGAGGCAATCAACCACAGATACAGCATTAGAAGAACCACAAGCTCAAATCAAAGAA TTGTCTCTAAGAGGAGGCGTAAGACTCAGCCTGAGGCAGTCTATGAGGAGATCAACCACAGACACATCACTAGAAGAAGCACGAGCTCCAGTCAAAGAG GAAGTCTCCTCTCTGAAGAACAGCATTCTGGGTATGAGGAGGTGGATGATGAGCTTCTCTCAG TAAAGTCTGGGATTGGAGAAAAGGCTGAGTATTATGATGATGTCATCGACACCAGTGACTTCATAA gtGATACAGGAAGAGTTGACCCACCAGGGGACTACGATGATGCCGTCACTGCTGGACCGATCCCTGATAACGTGGATG GGGATGAAGCAGAGAATTATGATGACGCCATTACAGCTGATCAGAAGTCAGTTATACTGACAG AGGACGTGTCCGAGAACTATGATGATGCAGTTTCCATGGAAACAAACCCAAACATCATCACAG tAGACAGTCCAGAAGattatgatgatgtcatcactgaGGAACAGGATGTAGGAGAGACAGAAG aatatgATGATGTGGAGAAGAAATCTCAGAAAGACAGGGACCATGTGACTGAGACACGCCACCAAAGGCCTTTTCTCAGgaaattacacttttttaaacgcaaaaaatga